In Streptomyces sp. P3, one DNA window encodes the following:
- a CDS encoding DUF47 domain-containing protein, producing the protein MRFRLTPRETSFYDMFAASADNIVTGSKLLMELLGADPAGRAEIAERMRAAEHAGDDATHAIFHQLNSSFITPFDREDIYNLASSLDDIMDFMEEAVDLVVLYNVEELPKGVEQQIEVLARAAELTAEAMPNLRTMENLTEYWIEVNRLENQADQIHRKLLAHLFNGKYEAIEVLKLKQIVDVLEEAADAFEHVANTVETIAVKES; encoded by the coding sequence GTGCGCTTTCGTCTGACCCCCAGGGAGACGAGCTTCTACGACATGTTCGCCGCGTCCGCGGACAACATCGTCACGGGCTCGAAACTCCTGATGGAACTGCTCGGGGCGGACCCCGCCGGCCGGGCCGAGATCGCAGAGCGCATGCGGGCCGCGGAACACGCAGGCGACGACGCGACGCACGCGATCTTCCACCAGCTGAACTCCTCGTTCATCACGCCGTTCGACCGCGAGGACATCTACAACCTCGCGTCCTCCCTCGACGACATCATGGACTTCATGGAGGAGGCCGTCGACCTGGTCGTCCTCTACAACGTCGAGGAACTGCCCAAGGGCGTCGAGCAGCAGATCGAGGTGCTGGCCCGGGCGGCCGAGCTGACGGCCGAGGCCATGCCGAACCTGCGGACCATGGAGAACCTCACCGAGTACTGGATCGAGGTCAACCGGCTCGAGAACCAGGCCGACCAGATCCACCGCAAGCTGCTCGCGCATCTCTTCAACGGCAAGTACGAGGCCATCGAGGTGCTCAAGCTGAAGCAGATCGTGGATGTGCTGGAGGAGGCCGCCGACGCCTTCGAGCACGTGGCCAACACGGTGGAGACCATCGCGGTCAAGGAGTCCTGA
- the pstB gene encoding phosphate ABC transporter ATP-binding protein PstB, translating to MAKRIDVSGLTAYYGSHKAIDDISMTVEPRSVTAFIGPSGCGKSTFLRTLNRMHEVTSGGRVEGKVLLDDEDLYGAGVDPVSVRREVGMVFQRPNPFPTMSIFDNVAAGLRLNGSYKKSELADVVEKSLQGANLWNEVKDRLNKPGSGLSGGQQQRLCIARAIAVEPKVLLMDEPCSALDPISTLAIEDLIGELKERFTIVIVTHNMQQAARVSDRTAFFNLAAVGQPGKLIELDDTARIFSNPSVQATEDYISGRFG from the coding sequence ATGGCCAAGCGAATCGACGTCAGCGGACTGACCGCCTACTACGGATCCCACAAGGCGATCGACGACATCTCGATGACCGTGGAGCCGCGCTCGGTGACGGCGTTCATCGGCCCCTCCGGCTGCGGCAAGTCCACGTTCCTGCGCACCCTGAACCGTATGCACGAGGTGACCTCGGGCGGCCGGGTCGAGGGCAAGGTGCTCCTGGACGACGAGGACCTCTACGGCGCGGGCGTGGACCCGGTGTCCGTCCGCCGCGAGGTCGGCATGGTCTTCCAGCGCCCGAACCCCTTCCCCACCATGTCGATCTTCGACAACGTGGCCGCGGGACTCCGCCTGAACGGCAGCTACAAGAAGTCCGAGCTCGCGGATGTCGTGGAGAAGTCCCTCCAGGGCGCGAACCTCTGGAACGAGGTCAAGGACCGCCTCAACAAGCCGGGCTCGGGCCTCTCGGGCGGCCAGCAGCAGCGTCTGTGCATCGCCCGCGCCATCGCGGTGGAACCGAAGGTCCTGCTGATGGACGAGCCCTGCTCGGCCCTCGACCCCATCTCGACGCTCGCCATCGAGGACCTGATCGGCGAGCTGAAGGAACGCTTCACGATCGTCATCGTGACGCACAACATGCAGCAGGCGGCGCGTGTCTCGGACCGCACGGCCTTCTTCAACCTGGCCGCGGTCGGCCAGCCCGGCAAGCTGATCGAGCTGGACGACACCGCGCGCATCTTCTCCAACCCGTCGGTGCAGGCCACCGAGGACTACATCTCAGGCCGCTTCGGCTGA
- the pstS gene encoding phosphate ABC transporter substrate-binding protein PstS, translated as MKLQRMNRRALSLGALAVSGALALTACGSDDTGTSSGGKSSATAAAGSIKCDDAKGQLLADGSSAQKNAIDAWVKNFTQACSGVQVNYKGSGSGAGVTAFTQGQVAFAGSDSALKPDAVAASKSVCKGGQGIDLPMVAGPIAVAYNVSGVDNLVLDAATIAKIFDGKITNWNDAAIAKLNPGAKLPDLKIQPYHRSDESGTTDNFTKYLIAAAPNDWKYSGGKAWQAKGGQAAAGSSGVAQGVKQTNGAIGYMELSYAKDGLGTVAVNTGAAAPVKPSSDGATKAVAAAQVVGTGSDLSLKLDYNTKADGAYPLTLVTYEIACDKGNKADTLPATKAFLRYIASQDGQGILSGIDYAPIPDAIIAKVRTTIEGLS; from the coding sequence GTGAAGCTTCAGCGCATGAACCGGCGGGCTCTCTCCCTCGGTGCTCTCGCCGTCTCCGGCGCCCTGGCCCTCACGGCGTGCGGCTCGGACGACACCGGCACCAGCAGTGGCGGCAAGTCCTCCGCCACCGCGGCCGCGGGGTCCATCAAGTGCGACGACGCCAAGGGCCAGCTGCTCGCCGACGGCTCCTCCGCGCAGAAGAACGCGATCGACGCCTGGGTCAAGAACTTCACCCAGGCCTGCTCCGGCGTCCAGGTCAACTACAAGGGCTCCGGCTCCGGCGCGGGCGTCACCGCCTTCACGCAGGGCCAGGTCGCCTTCGCCGGCTCGGACTCCGCGCTGAAGCCCGACGCCGTCGCCGCCTCCAAGTCCGTCTGCAAGGGCGGCCAGGGCATCGACCTGCCGATGGTGGCCGGCCCGATCGCCGTCGCCTACAACGTCTCCGGCGTGGACAACCTCGTCCTCGACGCCGCGACGATCGCCAAGATCTTCGACGGCAAGATCACCAACTGGAACGACGCCGCGATCGCGAAGCTGAACCCCGGCGCGAAGCTGCCCGACCTGAAGATCCAGCCGTACCACCGCTCGGACGAGTCCGGCACCACGGACAACTTCACCAAGTACCTGATCGCCGCCGCCCCGAACGACTGGAAGTACTCCGGCGGCAAGGCCTGGCAGGCCAAGGGCGGCCAGGCCGCGGCCGGCTCCTCCGGCGTCGCCCAGGGCGTCAAGCAGACCAACGGCGCGATTGGCTACATGGAGCTGTCCTACGCCAAGGACGGCCTCGGCACCGTCGCCGTCAACACCGGCGCCGCGGCCCCGGTCAAGCCCTCCTCGGACGGCGCCACCAAGGCCGTCGCCGCCGCGCAGGTCGTCGGCACCGGCAGCGACCTGTCGCTGAAGCTGGACTACAACACCAAGGCCGACGGCGCCTACCCGCTCACCCTGGTGACGTACGAGATCGCCTGCGACAAGGGCAACAAGGCCGACACCCTGCCCGCCACCAAGGCGTTCCTGCGCTACATCGCCAGCCAGGACGGTCAGGGCATCCTCTCGGGCATCGACTACGCGCCGATCCCCGACGCCATCATCGCCAAGGTCCGCACCACCATCGAGGGCCTGAGCTGA
- the pstC gene encoding phosphate ABC transporter permease subunit PstC, whose product MDIETQKSDTDDTPRPTTPQGPPALSAASAAPPPVTAEDKRAARGATRPGDRIFLALSRGSGIFLLVIMAAIAVFLAYRASLAISKDEANFLTAFEWNTSLVPPKLGIAVLAFGTVVSSVIAMLIAVPIAVAIALFITHYAPRRLSGPVAYVIDLLAAVPSIVYGLWGALVLVPHMDGLFGWLDDYLGWTGVFSWDQGAPRSMLTVGVLLAVMILPVITNVSREVFRQVPQMHEEAALALGATRWEVIRMAVIPFGRSGVISASMLGLGRALGETMAVATVLSPDFDIHASLLNPGGGTFAQNIASKFNEATEFGRDALIASGLVLFVITLLVNGAARMIIARRKEYSGANA is encoded by the coding sequence ATGGACATAGAGACGCAGAAGTCAGACACAGACGACACCCCGCGCCCCACGACCCCGCAGGGCCCGCCGGCCCTCTCCGCGGCCTCGGCGGCCCCGCCCCCCGTGACGGCCGAGGACAAGCGCGCGGCACGCGGCGCCACCCGGCCCGGCGACCGGATCTTCCTCGCCCTGTCGCGCGGCTCGGGCATCTTCCTGCTGGTGATCATGGCCGCTATCGCGGTCTTCCTCGCCTACCGCGCGAGCCTCGCCATCAGCAAGGACGAGGCCAACTTCCTGACGGCCTTCGAGTGGAACACCAGCCTCGTGCCGCCGAAGTTGGGCATCGCGGTCCTGGCCTTCGGCACGGTGGTCTCATCGGTCATCGCGATGCTCATCGCGGTCCCGATCGCCGTCGCGATCGCCCTCTTCATCACCCACTACGCCCCGCGCCGCCTGAGCGGCCCCGTCGCGTACGTGATCGACCTGCTCGCCGCCGTCCCGTCCATCGTGTACGGCCTCTGGGGCGCACTGGTCCTGGTGCCGCACATGGACGGCCTGTTCGGCTGGCTGGACGACTACCTGGGCTGGACCGGCGTCTTCTCCTGGGACCAGGGCGCCCCGCGCTCGATGCTCACGGTGGGCGTCCTGCTGGCCGTGATGATCCTTCCGGTGATCACCAACGTCAGCCGCGAGGTCTTCCGCCAGGTCCCGCAGATGCACGAGGAGGCGGCCCTGGCACTGGGCGCGACCCGCTGGGAGGTCATCCGCATGGCGGTGATCCCCTTCGGCCGCTCCGGCGTCATCTCGGCCTCGATGCTCGGCCTCGGCCGCGCGCTCGGCGAGACGATGGCCGTGGCCACGGTCCTCTCCCCCGACTTCGACATCCACGCCAGCCTGCTGAACCCCGGCGGCGGCACCTTCGCCCAGAACATCGCCAGCAAGTTCAACGAGGCGACGGAGTTCGGCCGTGACGCGCTCATCGCCTCCGGCCTGGTCCTGTTCGTCATCACCCTGCTGGTCAACGGCGCGGCGCGCATGATCATCGCCCGCCGCAAGGAGTACTCGGGGGCCAACGCATGA
- a CDS encoding phosphatase PAP2 family protein, with translation MAGLAESGSNPDVDLLYDINGLAKDAPQWFDRIVEFVGEYGLLLAMVLLIVWCWWGVRRRPGGAEEAASSVAALVWAPLAAAVAVLVNVPIRGFVERPRPFRDHQGLEVLVSGKTDYSFVSDHATLTMAMAVGLFVAHRRFGLVGIGIALLEGFCRVYMGVHYPTDVIGGFALGTAVALLLSPVASMLLTPVLRAVDRSPRTGWLVRSRSARVGDLEGLGRGARSEVAAEERDLAA, from the coding sequence ATGGCTGGACTCGCCGAATCCGGGTCGAACCCCGACGTCGACCTGCTCTACGACATCAACGGGCTGGCCAAGGACGCGCCGCAGTGGTTCGACCGCATCGTCGAATTCGTCGGTGAGTACGGGCTGTTGCTCGCCATGGTGCTGCTGATCGTGTGGTGCTGGTGGGGAGTGCGCCGCCGGCCGGGCGGGGCCGAGGAGGCCGCCTCCTCGGTGGCCGCCCTGGTGTGGGCGCCGCTCGCCGCCGCCGTCGCCGTCCTGGTCAACGTGCCGATAAGAGGGTTCGTCGAGCGGCCGCGGCCCTTCCGCGATCACCAGGGTCTCGAGGTGCTCGTCTCCGGCAAGACCGACTACTCGTTCGTGAGCGACCATGCCACGCTCACCATGGCCATGGCCGTGGGGCTCTTCGTCGCCCACCGCAGGTTCGGGCTCGTCGGGATAGGGATCGCCCTGCTCGAGGGGTTCTGCCGGGTCTACATGGGCGTGCACTATCCGACCGACGTGATCGGCGGGTTCGCGCTCGGCACCGCCGTGGCGCTGCTGCTGTCGCCGGTCGCCTCCATGCTGCTCACCCCGGTGCTGAGGGCCGTGGACCGGTCGCCCCGGACGGGGTGGCTGGTGCGCAGCCGGTCGGCTCGGGTCGGGGACCTGGAGGGGCTCGGCCGCGGTGCCCGCTCCGAGGTCGCCGCCGAGGAGCGGGACCTCGCCGCCTGA
- the pstA gene encoding phosphate ABC transporter permease PstA, which translates to MSHASAVADTSPSTLRGASLPKWSPWAVAAGSLAVAVGVGVVGGLDSKVQWGLIAGVLFVLGTYGVAAKVEGRRQAKDRVATSLVWVAFLLAVVPLVSLLWTTIARGVKVLDVYFLTHSMGVVADSEPGGGIYHAILGSLEQVGLATAIGAPIGILTAIYLVEYGRGGLAKAVTFFVDVMTGIPSIVAGLFILSLMLMLDLQPFGFAGSLALAILMMPVVVRSTEEMLKLVPNELREASLALGVPKWRTILKVVVPTSIGGIITGVMLAVARIAGETAPVLLLVFGNPFINANPFEGAQASLPLYIYQQYAQSAGSTAAYDRAWAASLTLIAFVMILNLVARGIARWKAPQTGR; encoded by the coding sequence ATGAGCCACGCAAGCGCAGTAGCCGACACGTCCCCCAGCACGCTCCGCGGCGCGAGCCTGCCGAAGTGGTCCCCGTGGGCCGTCGCCGCGGGGTCCCTCGCCGTCGCCGTCGGTGTCGGCGTCGTGGGCGGCCTGGACAGCAAGGTCCAGTGGGGCCTGATCGCCGGCGTCCTCTTCGTCCTCGGGACCTACGGCGTCGCCGCGAAGGTGGAGGGCCGCCGCCAGGCGAAGGACCGGGTGGCGACGAGCCTGGTCTGGGTGGCCTTCCTGCTCGCCGTGGTCCCGCTGGTCTCCCTGCTGTGGACGACGATCGCGCGCGGCGTGAAGGTCCTGGACGTCTACTTCCTGACGCACTCCATGGGCGTGGTCGCGGACAGCGAGCCCGGCGGGGGCATCTACCACGCGATCCTCGGCAGCCTGGAGCAGGTGGGGCTCGCCACCGCGATCGGCGCGCCCATCGGCATCCTGACGGCGATCTACCTGGTCGAGTACGGCCGGGGCGGCCTGGCGAAGGCGGTCACGTTCTTCGTCGACGTCATGACCGGCATCCCCTCCATCGTGGCGGGCCTGTTCATCCTCAGCCTGATGCTGATGCTCGACCTGCAGCCGTTCGGCTTCGCGGGCTCCCTCGCCCTGGCCATCCTGATGATGCCGGTGGTCGTGCGCTCGACGGAGGAGATGCTGAAGCTCGTCCCCAACGAGCTGCGCGAGGCCTCGCTCGCCCTGGGCGTCCCCAAGTGGCGCACGATCCTGAAGGTGGTCGTCCCGACGTCCATCGGAGGCATCATCACGGGTGTGATGCTGGCGGTCGCCCGTATCGCGGGCGAGACGGCCCCGGTCCTGCTCCTGGTCTTCGGCAACCCGTTCATCAACGCCAACCCCTTCGAGGGCGCGCAGGCGTCGCTGCCGCTGTACATCTACCAGCAGTACGCGCAGAGCGCGGGTTCGACGGCGGCCTACGACCGCGCCTGGGCGGCGTCGCTCACGCTGATCGCCTTCGTGATGATCCTGAACCTGGTGGCCCGCGGCATCGCCCGCTGGAAGGCCCCGCAGACCGGTCGCTGA
- a CDS encoding FAD-binding oxidoreductase, with product MERRTFIAGGSAAVATALTACRANGGSASGSASGTRTAGGDGSGGTTPLTTTSVSAPAGWAALARGLDGTLVRPGEASWAAARQLYNTRFDSLKPAAVAYVAHADDIRTVMAYARAHRIKAAIRNGGHSYGGWSSGDGRLIIDVSKLNRVRASGGSAVVGAGSKLIDVYRALAAKGVTIPAGSCPTVGVSGLVLGGGHGVVSRAYGLTCDSLTRATIITADGKQLTADATRNTALFWALRGAGNGNFGVVTELEFKTHPAPQAVTGYLTWPWSKAAAVVKAWQEWGPAQPDEIWSSLHVANVPGGTPTISVAAFCIGTYGQLENAVDRLADRVGAPARNVSLRRRTYEAAMEIYAGCSSFTSDAQCHLPGSTPGRSPQGALGRETYAARSDFFDVSLSAAGIQTLLKQITSVRGGSGSIALTALGGAVNRVSPMATAFVHRRSRMLAQYIASWRAGTAGTAAQAWLDTAHRAMAPYASGAAYQNYADPTLTNWRKAYYGDALPRLTRLKQHYDPNGFFTYPQAL from the coding sequence ATGGAACGGCGTACGTTCATCGCGGGCGGCAGTGCCGCGGTCGCGACGGCACTGACCGCGTGCAGGGCGAACGGCGGCAGCGCGAGCGGATCCGCCTCCGGCACCAGAACCGCCGGCGGCGACGGCTCCGGCGGGACGACCCCCCTCACGACGACCAGCGTCTCCGCCCCCGCCGGCTGGGCCGCCCTGGCCCGTGGCCTGGACGGCACCCTGGTCCGCCCCGGCGAGGCCTCCTGGGCTGCGGCCCGCCAGCTCTACAACACCCGCTTCGACAGCCTCAAGCCCGCGGCGGTGGCCTACGTCGCCCACGCCGACGACATCCGTACGGTCATGGCCTACGCCCGCGCCCACCGGATCAAGGCCGCGATCCGCAACGGCGGCCACTCCTACGGCGGCTGGTCCTCCGGCGACGGCCGGCTGATCATCGACGTCTCCAAGCTGAACCGGGTCCGGGCGAGCGGCGGCTCGGCCGTGGTCGGCGCGGGCTCCAAGCTGATCGACGTCTACCGGGCGCTGGCGGCGAAGGGCGTGACGATCCCCGCGGGCTCCTGCCCGACGGTCGGTGTCTCCGGCCTCGTGCTGGGCGGCGGCCACGGCGTGGTCTCCCGTGCCTACGGCCTGACCTGCGACAGCCTCACCCGCGCCACGATCATCACCGCGGACGGCAAGCAGCTCACCGCCGACGCGACGAGGAACACGGCGCTCTTCTGGGCGCTGCGCGGAGCCGGCAACGGCAACTTCGGCGTCGTCACGGAGCTGGAGTTCAAGACCCACCCCGCGCCCCAGGCGGTGACGGGCTACCTCACGTGGCCCTGGTCGAAGGCGGCCGCGGTGGTGAAGGCGTGGCAGGAGTGGGGTCCGGCCCAGCCCGACGAGATCTGGTCCTCCCTCCACGTGGCGAACGTCCCCGGCGGCACCCCCACCATCTCCGTCGCCGCGTTCTGCATCGGTACGTACGGCCAGCTCGAGAACGCCGTCGACCGCCTCGCGGACCGGGTGGGCGCCCCCGCGAGGAACGTGTCCCTGCGCCGGCGCACCTACGAGGCGGCGATGGAGATCTACGCCGGCTGCTCGTCCTTCACCTCGGACGCCCAGTGCCACCTGCCGGGCTCCACGCCGGGCCGCTCCCCGCAGGGCGCGCTGGGCAGGGAGACGTACGCGGCCCGCTCGGACTTCTTCGACGTCTCGCTCTCGGCGGCGGGCATCCAGACCCTGCTGAAGCAGATCACGTCCGTGCGGGGCGGCTCGGGCAGCATCGCGCTGACGGCGCTGGGCGGCGCGGTGAACCGGGTCTCGCCGATGGCCACCGCGTTCGTCCACCGCCGCTCACGCATGCTGGCCCAGTACATCGCGTCCTGGCGGGCCGGCACGGCGGGGACGGCGGCGCAGGCCTGGCTGGACACCGCCCACCGGGCGATGGCCCCGTACGCCTCGGGCGCGGCCTACCAGAACTACGCGGACCCGACCCTGACGAACTGGCGCAAGGCCTACTACGGCGACGCGCTCCCCCGCCTGACCCGGCTGAAGCAGCACTACGACCCCAACGGCTTCTTCACCTACCCCCAGGCCCTCTGA
- a CDS encoding NUDIX hydrolase, with amino-acid sequence MSTARNPGDAPDDAPVQAAGCVLWRRAPTDDGLEVCLVHRPKYDDWSHPKGKLKRDEDPLTGALREVEEETGHRAAPGAPLPTVDYEANGRPKRVHYWAAEAVSGAFTPNDEVDRLLWLPPPAARVRLTQPRDRTLVDALLQVLHLA; translated from the coding sequence GTGAGCACGGCGAGGAACCCCGGCGACGCCCCCGACGACGCCCCCGTCCAGGCGGCCGGCTGCGTGCTGTGGCGTCGCGCACCGACGGACGACGGCCTGGAGGTGTGTCTCGTCCACCGCCCGAAGTACGACGACTGGTCGCACCCGAAGGGCAAGCTGAAGCGCGACGAGGACCCGCTCACGGGGGCCCTGCGCGAGGTCGAGGAGGAGACCGGGCACCGGGCCGCCCCCGGCGCGCCCCTGCCGACCGTGGACTACGAGGCGAACGGCCGCCCGAAGCGGGTCCACTACTGGGCGGCCGAGGCCGTCTCCGGGGCCTTCACCCCGAACGACGAGGTCGACCGTCTCCTCTGGCTGCCGCCGCCCGCCGCCCGCGTCCGGCTCACCCAGCCGAGGGACCGCACCCTCGTGGACGCGCTGCTGCAGGTCCTGCACCTGGCATAA
- a CDS encoding inorganic phosphate transporter, which produces MDTFALIVTIGVALGFTYTNGFHDSANAIATSVSTRALTPRAALAMAAVMNLAGAFLGSGVAHTVSKGLIETPDGSTGMAILFAALVGAIVWNLVTWYFGLPSSSSHALFGGMVGAALAGGTEVIWSGVLEKVVIPMFLSPVVGLVAGYLVMTAILWMFRRANPHKAKRGFRIAQTVSAAAMALGHGLQDAQKTMGIVVMALVIGDVQSADAPIPVWVKIACAVMLSLGTYAGGWRIMRTLGRKIIELDPPQGFAAETTGASIMFTTAFLFKAPISTTHVITSAIMGVGATKRINAVRWGVAKNIVLGWFITMPAAAIVAACAFWIVDLAFL; this is translated from the coding sequence ATGGACACCTTTGCTCTGATCGTGACCATCGGCGTCGCGCTCGGATTCACCTACACCAACGGTTTTCACGACTCCGCGAACGCGATCGCCACGTCGGTCTCCACCCGGGCGCTGACGCCGCGCGCCGCGCTGGCCATGGCCGCGGTGATGAACCTCGCCGGCGCGTTCCTGGGGAGCGGCGTCGCGCACACCGTCAGCAAGGGGCTGATCGAGACCCCCGACGGTTCCACGGGTATGGCGATCCTGTTCGCCGCGCTGGTCGGGGCGATCGTGTGGAACCTCGTCACCTGGTACTTCGGGCTGCCGTCGTCGTCGTCCCACGCGCTGTTCGGCGGGATGGTGGGCGCCGCGCTCGCGGGCGGGACGGAGGTCATCTGGTCCGGGGTGCTCGAGAAGGTCGTCATTCCGATGTTCCTCTCGCCGGTGGTGGGACTCGTCGCCGGTTATCTTGTGATGACCGCCATCCTGTGGATGTTCAGGCGGGCCAACCCGCACAAGGCCAAGCGGGGGTTCCGCATAGCCCAGACGGTGTCGGCGGCCGCCATGGCGCTGGGGCACGGTCTGCAGGACGCGCAGAAGACGATGGGCATCGTGGTGATGGCGCTCGTCATCGGCGACGTCCAGAGCGCGGACGCTCCCATCCCGGTGTGGGTGAAGATCGCCTGTGCGGTGATGCTGTCGCTGGGGACGTACGCGGGCGGATGGCGCATCATGCGGACGCTCGGACGGAAGATCATCGAGCTGGACCCGCCGCAGGGATTCGCGGCGGAGACCACCGGGGCGTCGATCATGTTCACCACGGCGTTCCTGTTCAAGGCGCCGATCTCCACGACCCACGTGATCACTTCGGCGATCATGGGCGTCGGGGCCACGAAGCGGATCAACGCCGTGCGGTGGGGGGTCGCCAAGAACATCGTGCTGGGCTGGTTCATCACGATGCCGGCCGCCGCGATCGTCGCCGCGTGCGCCTTCTGGATCGTGGATCTGGCCTTCCTGTAG
- a CDS encoding CHAD domain-containing protein, producing MTASAAGPVTTGEALEGYLRAQATEFLRALRQHREAGSAASHGTSHASASGTQERDDAARALRRSARRISASLRTFRPLLDPEWSQALRPELSWLSATLALEHAYGARLERLLLALNRLSGALPQPPAVRVPTPVSAPVRTPGRAADAAGSGGAAIGGPGTTQSTPVTAFAAAAAAAPGTPDTTSAPAAPSAPGATDTSAPGAPVLPDAPPPTVGAMDTRTASGALVEGSAGGPQAATLTAAPAGARTTADSRAMTGSRAETAPRAAGSRPATATPSAQSTASPPADRANLTVGAAKAGALLDRQLTLARTRAHSTALQALGSSRFHAVADRAAVLASEVPLTPAASAADLRPYAAAAEERLADAVAALPLVTAGSPYNAAALMYGLSGDAAPHPQDAPWHHVRLLLRLHRYACEVLGGPDTPLDDVRLLTAGAALDRHRDASEAAAAAAQAARTPRIAPATAYALGVLHADQRHEVEAARYAFQRTWQRQPVTTT from the coding sequence CTGACGGCCTCCGCGGCCGGGCCCGTCACCACGGGGGAAGCCCTCGAGGGCTACCTGCGGGCCCAGGCCACGGAGTTCCTCCGCGCGCTGCGCCAGCACCGCGAGGCGGGGAGCGCGGCGTCGCACGGCACGTCGCACGCCTCGGCGAGCGGCACTCAGGAACGGGACGACGCGGCGCGCGCCCTGCGCCGCTCGGCCCGCCGCATCAGCGCCAGTCTGCGCACCTTCCGTCCGCTCCTCGACCCCGAGTGGTCGCAGGCGCTCCGCCCCGAACTGTCCTGGCTGTCCGCCACGTTGGCCCTGGAGCACGCCTACGGCGCCCGCCTGGAACGCCTGCTGCTCGCCCTGAACCGTCTGTCCGGCGCGCTCCCGCAACCACCGGCGGTACGGGTGCCGACGCCCGTGTCCGCACCGGTGCGCACGCCCGGTCGGGCGGCCGACGCGGCCGGTTCCGGCGGCGCGGCCATCGGCGGCCCCGGCACCACACAGAGCACTCCCGTCACAGCGTTCGCAGCCGCAGCCGCAGCCGCACCAGGCACGCCGGACACGACGAGCGCCCCCGCCGCACCGTCCGCACCCGGTGCCACCGACACATCCGCACCCGGCGCCCCTGTCCTGCCCGACGCCCCGCCTCCCACGGTCGGCGCGATGGACACCCGTACCGCGAGCGGCGCCCTTGTCGAGGGGAGCGCGGGTGGCCCACAGGCCGCGACCCTCACCGCCGCCCCGGCCGGCGCCCGCACCACGGCCGACTCCCGTGCCATGACCGGCTCCCGTGCCGAAACAGCCCCGCGCGCCGCCGGCTCCCGTCCCGCCACCGCGACCCCCTCGGCCCAGTCGACCGCCTCCCCGCCCGCCGACCGCGCCAACCTCACCGTCGGCGCGGCGAAGGCCGGCGCCCTGCTGGACCGTCAGCTCACGCTCGCCCGCACCCGGGCCCACTCGACCGCGCTCCAGGCCCTCGGCTCCTCCCGCTTCCACGCCGTCGCGGACCGGGCCGCCGTCCTCGCCAGCGAGGTCCCCCTGACCCCGGCCGCCTCCGCCGCCGATCTGCGCCCCTACGCCGCCGCCGCCGAGGAACGCCTCGCCGACGCCGTCGCCGCGCTGCCACTCGTCACCGCGGGCAGCCCGTACAACGCGGCGGCCCTCATGTACGGCCTCTCCGGGGACGCGGCGCCGCACCCGCAGGACGCGCCCTGGCACCACGTCCGTCTCCTGCTGCGCCTGCACCGGTACGCCTGCGAGGTCCTGGGCGGCCCGGACACACCCCTGGACGACGTCCGTCTGCTGACCGCCGGCGCCGCCCTCGACCGGCACCGGGACGCCTCGGAGGCGGCCGCCGCCGCGGCGCAGGCGGCCCGGACGCCCCGGATCGCGCCCGCGACGGCGTACGCGCTCGGCGTGCTGCACGCGGACCAGCGGCACGAGGTGGAGGCGGCGCGGTACGCGTTCCAGCGCACCTGGCAGAGACAGCCCGTCACGACCACCTGA
- a CDS encoding metal-sensitive transcriptional regulator, with protein sequence MTTTEADAEALSAPDPNTPAAPGHSNHSEHPAKAVHGYHEQKAEHLKRLRRIEGQIRGLQRMVDEDTYCIDILTQVSASTKALQSFALQLLEEHLRHCVADAALKGGDEIDEKVEEATKAIARLLRT encoded by the coding sequence ATGACGACCACCGAGGCCGACGCGGAAGCCCTCTCGGCCCCCGACCCGAACACCCCTGCCGCCCCGGGGCATTCGAACCACTCGGAGCACCCCGCCAAGGCCGTCCACGGCTACCACGAGCAGAAGGCCGAACACCTCAAGCGCCTGCGCCGCATCGAGGGCCAGATCCGCGGCCTGCAGCGCATGGTGGACGAGGACACCTACTGCATCGACATACTCACCCAGGTGTCCGCCTCCACCAAGGCCCTGCAGTCCTTCGCCCTGCAACTCCTGGAGGAGCACCTGCGGCACTGCGTCGCCGACGCGGCCCTCAAGGGCGGCGACGAGATCGACGAGAAGGTGGAGGAGGCGACGAAGGCCATCGCCCGCCTACTGCGCACCTGA